TCACCGCTCCAGTCACTCCCGCCCCCGTCACTGCCCCCGCCGCGGCTCCTCCCACTCCCAAGCCCAAGGCCAACTCCCCCGCGGCCGCACCACCCGCCAAGGCCACCGCCCCCGCTCCAGCAGCGCTCCCTCCCACCGTCGAGGCACCTGCAGCCGCCGCGCCAACACTCATCCCCGAGGTGCCTTCCGCCGCGCCAGCCCCATTGACCAAGCCCACCGACGCCCCCGCGCCGGCGCCGTCCAAGAAGAAGCGCTCGTCCAAGAAGAAGACGAAGGCGCCCGCGCCCGCCCCGGTCGCCGCGGCCCCCGTGAAAGCCAAGGCCGTGGCGCCTACCACCGCCGAGGCCGCCGCGGCTCCCGGGCCCAGCGGcgactccaccgccgccgacaccGCGGTACGTGCATGCATCTTATCAGTGATCACTGGATTTGGGGCCCAATATAATCCATGCACACTCCATGAAGCAAATTTACGAGGCTGCCACCCGGACGGCATGGCCATGGCGGCCAGTGTGTCGGCGCGCATGCACTGTTGGATCAGCCCGGCACGCACGTGCTCCCGACTGGCTAATTAACTCGCCTGACATTATTAGCTGGGGCATTAACTTGCCTGACATGAGAATCAAATCAAATCACACCGTTGACGCCAGCATGGAGGACCGTCCACGCTGCGCGCGTGGACCATGCACACTATTGTTTACTTCATCGTCGGCGCGCATTTTGCAACCAAACTACTTAACGTGTGCAATGTGTCGATGGTTGTCTTGCAGAGTGCCCCGGCGAGGAGCACCGGGATGGCGGCCGCCGTGATCGTGGCGGCGCTCGGCGCAGCGGCGATGCTCACCTAGACCGACGGTCCCCGTCGATCGGGCCGTGATGATGCGCGCGTCGGCCATGTCACCCTTTTTCTCTTTTCGTTTTGTGTATGTAATTATTTACGAGGGGTGATGGGTTTGGGTCCTTTTCTTTCCTGCGTGCAGTAGAGCTCACATTGTCGGGATTCTTTTCCTTTGCTTTGTGTTGAGAGAGACGGGAGAGAGGTCAGAGTGTCACGGATGATATGTACGAGAGACAGATGAGAGGGAGAGGGGACGCTGCCTGTGTATTATTGTTAATTTTATTCACATATATAACGTATTTATATCACAGTTACCATTACGTTTTCATCGTTGTCATTGTTACAGTTGTTGTTGGTACCTTGACATGACTGTGAAGCAGAAACATTCTTTTGGTTTTGGTTTTCGGTTTTTCATCTTTTGCCTGTTGTTATTGGGGAAGAAAGGGAAAGCTGGGTTGATGCCTTTTGCCATGGTTAGACACGGCCGACCATCAACTAACCACAAGGTTACAATCTGAAAACTTATGCAAATAGTATTTTAATTAAATGAAAATTAACAGGGTTGATTTTCTGAAAGTAAGTTTGCAGTGATTAGTGACACTGCCCGTCCATAAATTACTCAACAGCTAGCTAACTGTCTGTGTCAGCTTACCAGACCACAATCACCGTACCGCCGAAATGGGGCTGTCACGGCAACAAACTATGCCAATCGTTTTCATTGTCTGCATGCCATCGGCGTGATAACGAATTCTTAACGCGCGGACGGTGACGGTCGACGATTCTCCTTATCGGCGCTTGTTTCAGATTCGTCacggcatctccaacgccgccgggCTTGGTTCGGTCCGCTTAGTGATCTGAACATGTCTTTCTTCACAAATCGGAGACCAATTAAGCGATTTTGCGGCTGTCAGGACCACTGCCGCTCCCGACTATCCTGACCAACCCAAAAAACCCTTCCTTATCCACATGCGCTTCTTGCTCGGCGTCAGTTGCCCGCATTCATGCCTCTATAGAGCGTCCGCTGCACATTGATGCTGGCCCAGAGCGGCTACGATCTCTCACTGGCGCTGGCATTGAAGCGGTGCGCTGACCGAGAGAGCGCCGCCTGATGTAGACACAGACCTAGgatagggtaataggcctgacctatatgcccCACCTAAAGTCTTGTCCTAAAAATCAAGGAGTTCAAGAGTCAGAAGCAGTGGACCAACAAAGGTGTTGAAGCGAAGTCCACTCGACCTATCAATCACTCGAAGACCTCTCTTACTCAGGTCACTCGACCACCAAACCACTCGGCATATCAGAAGACCTAAATCCACTCTGTGCAACAACGGTCAAGCATTCATTCGCATACTTAATGCTCATTTGTAGCACCTTAATacaggcgttacctgtaacgcctccTCTTAATGtatattgaaccctgtgtaacgaagggaagctggggtcctggcgtactctatataagccactcccTCCTCTGGgataagggttcgcaccccctgtaactcacacacgtataatccagtcgaccgcctccgggctccgagacgtagggctgttacttcctccgagaaagacctgaactcataaaccttgtgtgtacaactcctccatagctaagatcttgcctctccattcctacccccatattctactgtcagacttagaaccacgacagttggcgcccaccttggggcgggtgtcctagcgacttgttggagaagttgcgatttttccgatccccttcatcatggtttcaggcggagttttggtggagggccgcgagatccgtctcggcgcgctcatgttcatcgccgacgactccgcttggcttcaggaggctccgctcgacgtcgacgcgctccctgtccgcggggcaacgcactttcgcgcgtgcgtccgcagcgtcctcttgcggcagccgtcgacccagtatcggtcggctcctgtgtcgtcctccctccctgtttcccgccggcacaagcgctctggtcggtcgagacttcagcggtgggcgagacacgcggtggctcaccAGTCAGCACCCCCCAagttgcggcgatcgagcccgacgaatctctttacggcctgttcgacctgtcgactggctccgcagagactacatccgagtgcgacagcagtgatccagcggcagaggtTCTGATGGTCTATGAACCACGCAGTCCTCCCggctttccccgcaccgacggaggcgacggcggaggcggtccGTCGCATACCCATcaagagtatctccccgagccccttacttcgctgcagagagaagaacttcgccgccggaacatggatgcactgcacactcctatcgttggagaaacccacgaggcccgtgccttagaggacgcgcgcttggccaacttggctgatcgCATCGGGAGAAGGACTGGCTAGGTCGCAGAAACTGTCGAGGTCAATgttgtctgcaatgcgagtggcggcgttaaggaaggtgtccatgaaagatTGAAACGTATGCTTCCTCGTGTTAGCAACCTTGA
This portion of the Triticum dicoccoides isolate Atlit2015 ecotype Zavitan chromosome 7A, WEW_v2.0, whole genome shotgun sequence genome encodes:
- the LOC119333101 gene encoding predicted GPI-anchored protein 58, with the translated sequence MAPRAATVLLCTALICLSATHSLAQAPAPAGNAPPKSPNATPAPAAAAATPTASPAPPAADASAPPTTTPSAPATPAPTTTPTTQAPVKAPAAPAPTTTPAAPAPVLKAPATPAPAAAPPTTPVATTAPVKAPATPAPAAAPITAPVTPAPVTAPAAAPPTPKPKANSPAAAPPAKATAPAPAALPPTVEAPAAAAPTLIPEVPSAAPAPLTKPTDAPAPAPSKKKRSSKKKTKAPAPAPVAAAPVKAKAVAPTTAEAAAAPGPSGDSTAADTASAPARSTGMAAAVIVAALGAAAMLT